A region from the Arachis ipaensis cultivar K30076 chromosome B01, Araip1.1, whole genome shotgun sequence genome encodes:
- the LOC107636451 gene encoding calcium permeable stress-gated cation channel 1, whose amino-acid sequence MATLSDIALAAAINILSAFIFFVAFAILRLQPFNDRVYFPKWYLKGLRTDPVHGGTLMRKFVNLDWKSYVRFLNWMPAAIRMPELELIDHAGLDSVVYLRIYLIGLKIFVPIAFLAWAVLVPVNWTSDGLANSKLKNLTSSDIDRISISNVQSGSQRFWAHIVIAYAFTFLTCFVLLKEYEKVAAMRLHFLASEKRRADQFTVLVRNIPPDPDESVGELVEHFFLVNHPDTYLTHQVVYNANTLAKLVKKKKKLQNWLVYYQNKLERTSQRPEIKTGFLGLCGAKVDAIDHHNAEIDRLSKEIALERDKVTNDPKSTMPAAFVSFKSRWGAAVCAQTQQTRNPTSWLTEWAPEPRDVYWSNLAIPYVSLTIRRLIMAVAFFFLTFFFMIPIAFVQTLASLDGIRKSAPWLEPIISVPFIKSFIQGFLPGIALKLFLIFLPTILMIMAKFEGFGSISSLERRAAARYYIFNFVNIFLGNLLTGTAFQQLDTFLHQSANEYPITIGTAIPLKASFFISYIMVDGWAGIAAEVLMLKPLIIYHLKNFFLVKTEKDREEAMDAGSIGFNTGEPRIQLYFLLGLVYAPVTPTVLPFIIVFFGLAYVVFRHQIINVYNQEYESGAAFWPDVHVRIVIALIISQIVLMGLLTTKKAAQSTPFLIALPILTIWFHRYCKGRFESAFVKYPLQEAMMKDTLERATEPNLNLKAYLQNAYVHPVFKASLDEDDDEDGDSQKWETESVPVPTKRQSRRGTPVPSKISVSGASSPSLPERQSRRSTPVPSKISVSGASSPSLPDSSFRSPPEP is encoded by the exons ATGGCTACACTTTCTGATATTGCGCTAGCAGCTGCCATAAACATTTTGAGTGCATTTATTTTCTTTGTTGCCTTTGCTATTCTGAGGCTTCAACCTTTTAATGATCGAGTATACTTCCCAAAATGGTATCTGAAGGGGTTAAGAACAGATCCCGTACACGGAGGAACTTTAATGCGCAAGTTCGTCAATTTAGATTGGAAATCATACGTTAGGTTCTTGAATTGGATGCCAGCTGCAATTAGAATGCCAGAATTGGAGCTCATTGATCATGCTGGATTGGACTCTGTTGTTTACTTGCGGATATACTTGATAGG GCTTAAAATCTTTGTTCCAATAGCATTCTTGGCATGGGCAGTTCTGGTTCCTGTGAATTGGACAAGTGACGGGCTAGCAAATTCGAAGCTAAAAAACTTAACTTCTAGTGACATTGACAGAATCTCAATTTCAAATGTCCAAAGCGGATCTCAAAG GTTTTGGGCACACATAGTAATTGCTTATGCATTTACCTTCTTGACATGCTTTGTTTTGCTAAAGGAGTATGAAAAAGTTGCCGCAATGAGACTGCATTTTCTTGCATCCGAAAAACGTCGTGCCGATCAATTCACG GTGCTTGTCCGAAATATTCCGCCAGATCCTGATGAATCTGTTGGTGAGCTTGTGGAGCACTTTTTTCTAGTTAATCATCCAGATACCTATCTCACTCACCAG GTTGTTTACAATGCCAACACGCTAGCAAAGTTggttaagaagaagaagaagttgcagAATTGGCTTGTTTATTATCAAAATAAACTTGAAAGAACTTCACAAAGGCCTGAAATTAAG ACTGGTTTCCTTGGCCTTTGTGGAGCAAAAGTGGATGCTATTGATCATCACAATGCTGAAATTGATAGGCTTTCAAAAGAA ATAGCTTTGGAGAGGGATAAGGTCACTAATGACCCCAAATCTACCATGCCTGCTGCGTTTGTCTCATTTAAATCTCGGTGGGGTGCGGCAGTTTGTGCACAAACTCAACAAACCAGAAACCCAACAAGTTGGTTGACCGAGTGGGCTCCAGAACCACGGGATGTCTATTGGTCAAACTTGGCAATTCCATACGTTTCTCTCACTATCAGGAGGCTAATCATGGCTGTTGCATTCttttttctcactttcttttttatGATTCCCATTGCATTTGTACAAACTCTAGCAAGTCTTGATGGAATTCGGAAATCAGCACCGTGGCTGGAGCCGATCATTAGTGT CCCTTTTATTAAATCATTCATACAAGGTTTTCTACCTGGTATTGCATTGAAGCTGTTTCTCATCTTTTTGCCAACAATATTGATGATCATGGCAAAATTTGAAGGATTTGGATCAATATCATCACTAGAGAGGAGAGCAGCTGCTAGATATTATATCTTCAATTTTGTAAATATATTTCTGGGGAACTTACTTACTGGAACAGCATTTCAACAGCTGGACACCTTCCTTCATCAGTCAGCCAATGA ATATCCTATAACAATTGGCACTGCAATTCCCTTAAAAGCAAGTTTCTTCATTAGTTACATAATGGTTGATGGATGGGCTGGGATAGCTGCAGAGGTTTTGATGTTGAAACCACTTATCAtatatcatttaaaaaatttcTTCCTGGTGAAGACAGAAAAGGACAGGGAAGAGGCCATGGATGCTGGAAGTATTGGTTTCAACACTGGAGAGCCTCGTATACAACTGTACTTTTTGTTGGGCCTAGTCTATGCTCCAGTGACCCCTACTGTTCTTCCtttcataatagttttctttGGTCTGGCCTATGTTGTGTTCCGTCATCAG ATAATTAATGTTTATAATCAAGAGTATGAGAGTGGCGCAGCATTCTGGCCTGATGTCCATGTTCGAATCGTGATTGCATTGATAATCTCACAGATAGTTCTAATGGGACTTCTGACCACCAAAAAGGCTGCTCAATCAACTCCCTTTCTCATTGCACTGCCAATATTGACCATATGGTTCCATAGATACTGCAAAGGCCGTTTCGAATCTGCATTTGTTAAATATCCCTTACAG GAAGCAATGATGAAAGACACATTAGAACGAGCAACAGAACCAAACCTAAACCTGAAAGCATACCTCCAGAATGCATATGTTCATCCGGTTTTCAAGGCAAGCCTTGACGAGGATGACGACGAAGATGGAGACAGTCAGAAATGGGAAACTGAGAGTGTTCCTGTGCCGACAAAACGCCAATCTCGAAGGGGTACACCTGTGCCTAGCAAAATTAGTGTTAGTGGTGCATCCTCTCCCTCTCTGCCTGAACGCCAGTCTAGAAGGAGCACACCTGTGCCCAGCAAAATTAGTGTTAGTGGGGCATCATCTCCCTCTCTGCCTGATTCCTCATTTCGCAGCCCTCCAGAGCCTTAA